The following are encoded together in the Hemicordylus capensis ecotype Gifberg chromosome 4, rHemCap1.1.pri, whole genome shotgun sequence genome:
- the CCDC190 gene encoding coiled-coil domain-containing protein 190 produces MAEGESSRHWEAERRDVKRAEARLNRGLRNLEDARLSYLNSMTKEQRRLQQELLKLQESCSKQKLSVGARHISTKPLFPLLSPQTGQDYLSSYDATLWSRKKLLPKAGRPLGASCFPSHLQTLNSDVSGYEGDRKEHLPSLKAKDQNNIADSNVATLKHSIAKLLSISAESAEQEETDSKEDQEKGPSKEEARAAGAKGTIPKLLNLPGKQRPSIDHERLILDAEAYGVDGRLRTMYTRPEFLKSYAEARKARYIRHKDIPAWEKELSLQEIFGHKRAVEHSPQE; encoded by the exons ATGGCAGAGGGAGAGTCCTCAAggcactgggaggcagagagacggGATGTCAAGAGAGCAGAAGCCAGGCTCAACCGTGGACTGAGGAATCTGGAAGATGCCCGCCTCTCGTATTTGAACTCAATGACCAAGGAACAGAGGAGACTGCAGCAGGAACTCCTGAAGTTGCAGGAAA GCTGTTCCAAACAAAAGCTCTCAGTGGGTGCAAGACATATTAGCACAAAGCCACTTTTCCCTTTGCTGTCGCCACAGACAGGGCAGGATTACTTGAGCTCCTATGATGCAACACTGTG GTCCAGGAAGAAACTATTGCCCAAAGCTGGGAGACCTTTAGGGGCAAGCTGCTTTCCATCACATCTACAGACACTCAACAGTGATGTCTCAGGATATGAAGGGGACAGAAAAGAGCACTTGCCATCTTTGAAGGCTAAAGACCAAAACAACATTGCTGACAGTAATGTGGCCACCCTTAAACACTCCATTGCCAAGCTGCTGAGCATCTCAGCAGAGTCTGCGGAGCAAGAGGAAACTGACAGTAAAGAAGATCAAGAGAAGGGGCCTTCAAAGGAAGAGGCTAGAGCTGCTGGAGCCAAAGGCACCATCCCCAAACTCCTAAATCTTCCAGGGAAGCAAAGACCCTCCATTGATCATGAGAGGTTGATCCTGGATGCAGAGGCCTATGGTGTGGATGGACGCCTCAGGACCATGTATACCAGGCCAGAGTTCCTCAAATCTTATGCTGAAGCTAGGAAAGCCCGCTACATCCGCCATAAAGACATTCCAGCCTGGGAAAAGGAACTCAGCCTCCAAGAAATATTTGGACACAAAAGGGCCGTGGAGCATTCCCCTCAGGAGTAG